The window atcaTTTTACCGTGGCTTAGTGAGAAAATGAAATTCAATGATGATTCGAAAGAAATGTGCATGAAGATAAAGTTTTAGGACCATCCGATCTAAATTTTTCGGATTTGGACAAAACCAAAGAGTTGATTTACGTAATTTACTTCAAATTTTTATATGATAATATGTAACTTCAGGATACAAACACATTTTATGCTATTTAATATTATAGTTTATACTAGTATGACTTACATAACAATAAATTTTATATCATTTATTAGGAATAGaatatataaaactttattaATTTCCGAAATTTACCTTACCTTTTTTTTTCTACAAAGAAAATTCTTAGATGGCTAAAACTCTTCTGATATATTTCTCCAAGACTTGGCCACGCCTGATCCACATACACTTCTCATGATTTTGATCACACCCAAATCAACTCACTATTCCATCCATCTTTCTTAATCCCACAAAAATTTGCCAAAAATTCTTGGAAAAATGTCAGTTGCTTCAATCCAATGCATCAGAATCACAAATTCTTCGTTAAATCCATCATCACCCGCTTCTTCTTCGTCTCCTTCTTCATCAATTGCTCCCGGATTCCCATTTTCAGCAAGCAAACGATCTCTAATTACCATAAGATGTTCTCAAGCTGATGGCCCTTTAAGAAGACCCTCAATTGCTACCCCACCCGTAAGACCTACTCCTCCTACGCCGACTCAGCCGAACCCACCGCCGTCTGTATCTTCACCGCCGGAGACTACGGCGGTGGGCCAGAATGTGGTGACGATGGAGTTTCAGAGACAGAAGGCGAAGGAGCTTCAGGAGTATTTTAAGCAGAAGAAACTTGAAGAAGCTAATCAAGGCCCTTTCTTTGGGTTTATCGGCAAAAATGAAATCTCCAATGGCAGGTTAATACTAAATTATCCATCTTTGTttctaattttgacttttgtgGTCAAATTGGTTATATTATAATCCATGCTTGACATAGATTCTTTCAAAATTAATGCAATCAAAGATATATTCGATTTCATAACCATGATTATGCTCTTCTGGGTTTTACAAATCTTGAAAATCAGTTCATGAATGTATCAAATTTGGATTTGAAAATATGTTGAATTTGACTCTTTTTGCTTATTTTGAGCAGATGGGCGATGTTCGGATTTGCAGTTGGGATGTTAACGGAGTATGCA of the Lactuca sativa cultivar Salinas chromosome 6, Lsat_Salinas_v11, whole genome shotgun sequence genome contains:
- the LOC111891396 gene encoding light-harvesting complex-like protein OHP2, chloroplastic, whose product is MSVASIQCIRITNSSLNPSSPASSSSPSSSIAPGFPFSASKRSLITIRCSQADGPLRRPSIATPPVRPTPPTPTQPNPPPSVSSPPETTAVGQNVVTMEFQRQKAKELQEYFKQKKLEEANQGPFFGFIGKNEISNGRWAMFGFAVGMLTEYATGSDFVDQVKILLSNFGIVDLE